From the Tachyglossus aculeatus isolate mTacAcu1 chromosome 21, mTacAcu1.pri, whole genome shotgun sequence genome, one window contains:
- the RGS11 gene encoding LOW QUALITY PROTEIN: regulator of G-protein signaling 11 (The sequence of the model RefSeq protein was modified relative to this genomic sequence to represent the inferred CDS: substituted 1 base at 1 genomic stop codon), giving the protein MVPEAGQAKATSAPSAGVWGPTPLMYLKFNEQYVPHDPIMSGCLPSNSWITDDATHWAMNAPTVPKPTKLGVVGWAFGFRELLGDPLGRCQLMEFLKKEFSAENLIFWEACEELRYGEQARMAETVDSVYRQFLAPGATRWVNIDSRTMERTLEGIQRPHRYVMDDAQMHIYMLMKKDSYPRFLKSEMYKTLLADAIIPPEAKKXVFPFMRKPCHSSPSPAPFLPTGEQDSRSEGPAAPLNAQKES; this is encoded by the exons ccccacaccactgat gtacctcaagTTCAACGAGCAGTACGTGCCCCACGACCCCATCATGTCTGGCTGCCTTCCCAGCAACTCCTGGATCACCGATGATGCCACCCACTGGGCCATGAATGCGCCCAC ggTGCCCAAGCCAACCAAGCTGGGGGTGGTAGGCTGGGCTTTCGGCTTCAGGGAGCTCCTGGGCGACCCGCTGGGCCGTTGCCAGCTCATGGAGTTTCTCAAGAAGGAGTTCAGCG CCGAGAACCTGATCTTCTGGGAGGCCTGCGAGGAACTGCGCTATGGCGAGCAGGCCAGGATGGCCGAGACCGTGGACTCGGTGTACCG GCAGTTCCTTGCCCCCGGGGCCACGCGCTGGGTGAATATCGACAGTCGCACGATGGAGAGAACCCTAGAAGGAATCCAGCGCCCGCATCGCTACGTCATGGATGATGCTCAGATGCACATTTACATGCTCATGAAAAAG GACTCGTACCCCAGGTTCCTCAAGTCTGAGATGTACAAGACCCTCCTGGCCGATGCCATCATCCCCCCGGAGGCAAAGAAATG AGTATTCCCATTTATGAGGAAACCATGTCATTCCAGCCCCAGCCCGGCTCCATTCCTGCCCACGGGGGAGCAGGACAGCAGGAGCGAGGGCCCTGCCGCTCCACTCAATGCACAGAAGGAGAGTTAA